The following are encoded together in the Mumia sp. Pv4-285 genome:
- a CDS encoding TetR/AcrR family transcriptional regulator, protein MTAPAPPPYGTSDSLQPRKQPRQARSRATVDRILGSGREVLLRDGYDAFSTNRVAEAAGISPGSLYQYYPNKHAIIAAIVERYADDVSDQVAASLVDRLGEVGPSMVRACADALLRALEENADLLRVVFEELPARQNAVRRAALERRVQDLVAAYLAASRAGSPSTRQPTVMAWVLVLAVENLAVRWVVDAPQIPRDVVLDELVRLCLGYLQADRGAGRPSR, encoded by the coding sequence ATGACCGCGCCAGCACCACCCCCGTACGGCACCTCGGACTCGCTGCAGCCGCGCAAGCAGCCGCGCCAGGCACGGTCCCGGGCGACAGTCGACCGCATCCTCGGTTCGGGCCGTGAGGTGCTGCTCCGCGACGGCTACGACGCGTTCTCGACGAACCGTGTCGCCGAGGCGGCGGGGATCAGCCCCGGCTCGCTGTACCAGTACTACCCGAACAAGCACGCGATCATCGCCGCCATCGTCGAGCGCTACGCCGACGACGTGTCCGACCAGGTCGCGGCCTCGCTCGTCGACCGGCTCGGCGAGGTCGGCCCGTCGATGGTGCGCGCCTGCGCCGACGCGCTGCTGCGGGCTCTCGAGGAGAACGCCGACCTGCTGCGCGTCGTCTTCGAGGAGCTGCCGGCACGACAGAACGCCGTACGCCGTGCTGCCCTGGAACGCCGGGTGCAGGATCTGGTCGCCGCGTACCTCGCGGCATCGCGCGCAGGCTCCCCGTCGACACGACAGCCGACCGTCATGGCCTGGGTCCTGGTCCTCGCGGTCGAGAACCTCGCCGTCCGCTGGGTCGTCGACGCCCCCCAGATCCCTCGCGACGTCGTGCTCGACGAGCTCGTCCGGCTCTGTCTCGGCTACCTGCAGGCCGACCGAGGTGCGGGCAGGCCCAGCCGCTGA
- a CDS encoding oxygenase MpaB family protein: protein MTTLETAAAATSGSPAYPTRFRESEERSARIAKPLRLLGRVTDVDEALMARIGAGFLERDEVGHRLAEAMRLRADDPQRVPMGDFAARLADPVAVPDAPPALADFFATVEATPDWVDLDLIAEAGRMQRRFGRNAADVLLQLSLIGGYRFGGPTDLLVATGGLTGDMTRRRLAETQKWAVALAQPDALLPYGEGWRLTVHVRAMHALVNHAFEPTWDVARWGLPINQTDQAATLGLFDGVLLLGARALGVPVTRRESQAVMHLWKYVGWLMGVDDLWLVDTERERHRLNYHLVLAQADISAAGPQLAQSIISTLRDLPRGAVRQERTLSMLTAFLGPRSMRELGLPVRVPWATAAAFVENTVRYRVLGRGEAGRRRLEAWGDRVAAALLSDYYGGETVQDVGALR, encoded by the coding sequence ATGACGACGCTCGAGACCGCCGCCGCTGCCACGTCCGGCTCGCCCGCCTACCCGACCCGGTTCCGCGAGTCCGAGGAACGCAGTGCCCGCATCGCCAAGCCGTTGCGGCTCCTCGGCCGCGTCACCGACGTCGACGAAGCACTGATGGCGCGCATCGGCGCCGGCTTCCTCGAGCGCGACGAGGTCGGCCACCGGCTCGCGGAAGCGATGCGTCTGCGAGCCGACGATCCGCAGCGGGTGCCGATGGGCGACTTCGCGGCACGGCTCGCGGATCCGGTCGCCGTCCCCGACGCCCCACCGGCGCTCGCGGACTTCTTCGCGACCGTCGAGGCGACCCCCGACTGGGTCGACCTGGACCTGATCGCCGAGGCGGGCCGGATGCAGCGTCGGTTCGGCCGCAACGCCGCCGACGTCCTCCTCCAGCTCTCCCTCATCGGCGGCTACCGGTTCGGCGGACCGACCGACCTGCTCGTCGCCACGGGCGGGCTGACGGGTGACATGACCCGTCGACGCCTCGCCGAGACGCAGAAGTGGGCCGTGGCGCTCGCCCAGCCGGACGCCCTTCTCCCGTACGGCGAAGGCTGGCGCCTCACCGTCCACGTCCGCGCGATGCACGCGCTCGTGAACCACGCGTTCGAGCCCACCTGGGACGTCGCCCGTTGGGGGCTGCCGATCAACCAGACCGACCAGGCCGCAACGCTCGGCCTGTTCGACGGCGTCCTCCTGCTCGGCGCCCGCGCGCTCGGCGTCCCCGTCACGCGCCGCGAGTCGCAGGCCGTCATGCACCTGTGGAAGTACGTCGGCTGGCTGATGGGGGTCGACGACCTGTGGCTGGTCGACACCGAGCGCGAGCGGCACCGGCTGAACTACCACCTCGTGCTGGCCCAGGCCGACATCTCGGCGGCCGGCCCGCAGCTCGCGCAGTCGATCATCTCCACGCTGCGTGACCTTCCGCGCGGCGCCGTACGACAGGAGCGCACGCTGTCGATGCTGACGGCGTTCCTAGGCCCCCGGAGCATGCGCGAGCTCGGTCTTCCGGTCCGGGTCCCGTGGGCGACCGCGGCGGCCTTCGTCGAGAACACCGTCCGCTACCGCGTGCTCGGGCGCGGCGAGGCCGGACGCCGCAGGCTCGAGGCGTGGGGCGACCGCGTCGCCGCCGCGCTCCTGAGCGACTACTACGGCGGCGAGACCGTGCAGGACGTCGGCGCACTGCGCTGA
- a CDS encoding MFS transporter, with the protein MTATLTPDSARQDLPARSPSIIVAVLAFAGIVVALMQSLVIPIVPELPQLLHADAADTAWAITATLLASAVAVPIVGRLGDMFGKRKMLILSLVVLIAGSVLGALSDTLTVLIVARALQGLASGVIPLGISIMRDELPPEKLGSAVALMSASLGIGGALGLPAAALIADNFSWHILFWTSAVAGVVALAGVLTLVPAADLKSGGRFDAVGAVGLSVGLFSMLLAISKGGTWGWGSGRTLGFAALAIVALVVWAVWELRTTDPLVDLRTTVRRQVLLTNLASIMLGFAMFGLSLVVPQIIQVPEATGYGFGGSMLEVGLVMAPSGLVMMLIAPVSARISRVYGPKVSLMVGALVVGLGYLFTVFFMSEVWHFVAAAVITGVGIGLAYGAMPALIMSAVPVTETAAANALNTLMRSIGTSVSSAVAGVVLAQMTLDLGGHEVPSEDGLRLVLALGAVAAFVAFAIAAFLPRRQAGEVLAVRR; encoded by the coding sequence ATGACCGCCACACTCACCCCTGACTCCGCGCGTCAGGACCTCCCGGCACGTTCGCCGTCGATCATCGTCGCCGTGCTCGCGTTCGCGGGCATCGTCGTCGCCCTCATGCAGAGCCTCGTCATCCCGATCGTCCCCGAGCTGCCGCAGCTGCTGCACGCAGACGCGGCGGACACCGCGTGGGCGATCACCGCGACGCTTCTGGCGAGCGCGGTCGCCGTGCCGATCGTCGGGCGCCTCGGCGACATGTTCGGCAAGCGGAAGATGCTCATCCTGAGCCTGGTCGTGCTCATCGCGGGATCGGTGCTCGGGGCGCTGAGCGACACGCTGACCGTGCTGATCGTGGCCCGCGCCCTGCAGGGACTCGCGTCCGGGGTCATCCCGCTCGGCATCAGCATCATGCGGGACGAGCTGCCGCCCGAGAAGCTCGGCAGCGCGGTCGCCCTCATGAGCGCGTCGCTCGGGATCGGCGGAGCGCTCGGCCTGCCCGCCGCGGCCCTGATCGCCGACAACTTCTCGTGGCACATCCTGTTCTGGACCTCCGCCGTCGCCGGTGTGGTGGCCCTGGCCGGCGTGCTCACGCTCGTCCCTGCCGCCGACCTCAAGAGCGGCGGTCGCTTCGACGCGGTGGGTGCGGTCGGCCTCTCGGTCGGGCTCTTCTCGATGCTGCTCGCGATCTCCAAGGGCGGCACATGGGGCTGGGGATCCGGTCGCACGCTCGGCTTCGCCGCGCTGGCGATCGTCGCCCTCGTCGTCTGGGCGGTGTGGGAGCTGCGGACGACCGATCCGCTGGTCGACCTCCGCACGACCGTCCGCCGCCAGGTCCTGCTGACGAACCTCGCGTCGATCATGCTCGGGTTCGCGATGTTCGGGCTGTCGCTGGTCGTTCCTCAGATCATCCAGGTCCCCGAGGCCACCGGCTACGGATTCGGCGGCTCGATGCTCGAGGTGGGCCTCGTGATGGCGCCCTCCGGACTCGTGATGATGCTGATCGCGCCCGTCTCCGCTCGGATCTCGCGCGTGTACGGCCCCAAGGTGTCCCTGATGGTGGGAGCGCTCGTCGTCGGCCTCGGCTACCTGTTCACCGTGTTCTTCATGTCAGAGGTCTGGCACTTCGTGGCCGCCGCCGTCATCACCGGAGTCGGCATCGGGCTGGCGTACGGGGCCATGCCGGCGCTGATCATGTCGGCGGTCCCCGTGACGGAGACCGCGGCAGCCAACGCGCTCAACACGCTGATGCGTTCGATCGGCACGTCGGTCTCGAGCGCGGTGGCGGGCGTGGTCCTGGCACAGATGACGCTCGACCTGGGCGGCCACGAGGTCCCGTCCGAGGACGGGCTGCGACTGGTCCTGGCGCTCGGTGCCGTGGCCGCCTTCGTGGCGTTCGCCATCGCGGCGTTCCTCCCACGCCGTCAGGCGGGTGAGGTGCTGGCCGTGCGCCGCTGA
- a CDS encoding TetR/AcrR family transcriptional regulator: MTKTTSRDARAVATQETILATAERLYAERGIAHVSNRQISEAAGQGNNAAVGYHFGTKTDLVRAIALRHSAAISTIRGRMLAGMDDDADLREWVACLVEPVVIHLAELGDTTWYARFTAQLTADPTLRSLVDRQTSEDDSVRVVMSEIKRRLPAMPSDVWESRTMMLRHLVTQMNAEHERAAADGSARAMGRQASTDALVDALTGLLQAPVTPR; the protein is encoded by the coding sequence GTGACCAAGACCACGAGCCGCGACGCCCGCGCGGTCGCGACCCAGGAGACGATCCTCGCGACCGCCGAGCGGCTGTACGCCGAGCGCGGCATAGCTCACGTCTCGAACCGTCAGATCAGCGAGGCGGCCGGCCAGGGCAACAACGCGGCGGTCGGCTACCACTTCGGCACGAAGACCGACCTGGTCCGCGCGATCGCGTTGCGGCACTCGGCCGCGATCTCGACGATCCGTGGCCGCATGCTCGCCGGGATGGACGACGACGCCGACCTGCGCGAGTGGGTCGCCTGCCTCGTCGAGCCGGTCGTCATCCACCTGGCCGAGCTCGGCGACACCACCTGGTACGCCCGGTTCACGGCGCAGCTCACGGCCGACCCCACACTTCGCTCCCTCGTCGACCGTCAGACCAGCGAGGACGACAGCGTCCGCGTCGTGATGAGCGAGATCAAGCGTCGGCTCCCGGCGATGCCCTCCGACGTGTGGGAGTCGCGCACGATGATGCTGCGTCACCTCGTGACCCAGATGAACGCCGAGCACGAACGCGCCGCCGCGGACGGCTCCGCGCGGGCCATGGGTCGCCAGGCGTCCACCGACGCTCTGGTCGACGCCCTCACGGGGCTCCTCCAGGCGCCGGTCACCCCGCGCTGA
- a CDS encoding ATP-binding protein yields the protein MSTRTDQVARVAGLLGGRSNVAIHGAPGTGKTWLADSVVDSLRESEVQILRVDLSISHSGAEVFNELLATSEGERPSEDEDGVSVFGAWRRLREALVAAGRPTIIVMDEFDAVVRYADSVDFLRLSRELVHRPSATTCVGLFVSRRSLESVEEIVRGISTLATLCYQEYMRPVSADDIRSSFPLAAALSEEECLHCLNWSNGHPALVRYWLSVRPDCVGNPDGVSQKILAMDRLVDYLDALRLVDAAAQLVIGPVVDDWIRERGQLDELGVLRVDGLSIGVSYSDCAVFVDLLRRRTWDLNPWGILGRAEVQLRGLIEQIQVEHDGEGWAERSQQRAICAVYDRSVAMRDDDIRRLGRGASWLAYTYPGDLWNIISVNWSRFCEVFSRGDKQYWRERFEGMARYRTPMAHNRFETVTREDRALCRMYADDIIRAIGDWREG from the coding sequence TTGAGTACACGGACGGACCAGGTAGCTAGGGTCGCTGGACTGCTCGGCGGGCGATCAAACGTCGCGATTCACGGGGCTCCGGGCACGGGTAAGACGTGGCTCGCGGATTCTGTCGTCGATTCGTTGCGTGAGTCGGAAGTTCAGATTCTGAGGGTAGATCTCAGTATTTCGCATTCCGGCGCAGAAGTCTTCAACGAGCTACTCGCAACCTCAGAGGGAGAACGCCCGTCCGAGGACGAAGATGGTGTATCTGTGTTCGGTGCGTGGCGGCGACTGCGCGAGGCACTGGTAGCTGCGGGCAGACCTACGATCATCGTGATGGATGAGTTTGATGCGGTGGTGCGTTACGCTGATTCTGTTGATTTTCTTCGACTTTCACGCGAGCTCGTCCACCGCCCTAGCGCCACGACCTGCGTCGGGTTGTTTGTCTCGCGACGCTCGCTCGAGTCAGTTGAGGAGATTGTACGAGGAATTTCTACTCTTGCGACTCTTTGCTACCAGGAGTATATGAGGCCTGTGTCCGCCGACGATATTCGGAGTTCGTTTCCCTTGGCTGCGGCCTTATCGGAAGAGGAATGCCTTCATTGTCTGAACTGGTCGAATGGTCACCCCGCTTTGGTTCGATACTGGCTGAGCGTTCGTCCTGATTGTGTCGGGAATCCTGACGGTGTTTCACAGAAGATACTCGCGATGGATAGGTTGGTCGATTATCTAGACGCGCTTCGGCTTGTGGACGCGGCTGCGCAGTTGGTTATAGGGCCGGTGGTTGATGACTGGATTCGGGAACGCGGTCAGTTGGACGAACTCGGAGTTCTACGGGTAGACGGCTTGTCCATTGGAGTTTCCTATTCCGATTGCGCGGTTTTCGTCGACCTTTTGAGACGTCGGACGTGGGATCTCAATCCGTGGGGGATCCTTGGCCGTGCGGAAGTTCAACTCCGTGGGCTGATCGAGCAGATTCAAGTAGAGCATGACGGTGAGGGCTGGGCGGAGCGCTCCCAACAGCGCGCGATATGCGCGGTGTACGACCGCTCAGTTGCTATGCGGGACGACGACATTCGTCGTCTCGGGCGTGGTGCGAGCTGGCTAGCGTATACTTATCCGGGTGACCTGTGGAACATCATCAGTGTCAATTGGTCGCGGTTTTGCGAGGTCTTTTCGCGAGGTGACAAGCAGTATTGGCGCGAGCGGTTTGAAGGCATGGCGCGGTACCGAACGCCGATGGCACATAATCGTTTTGAAACGGTGACCCGCGAAGATCGCGCGTTGTGTCGTATGTATGCCGACGACATTATTCGCGCGATAGGGGATTGGCGCGAGGGATAG
- a CDS encoding AAA family ATPase has protein sequence MSSNGVPIRLGDQLRFRLRGQRGSYDVEAAVIGVHGSHIDVRLTDERTLRLPLDAIENWTNVNSGLDNRPGPTAPERPVPACIDRTLRFTAEHSFSEAIESQLAALLEYQPKFEQDSECDILDRTIIVLRTAMKRLNAESYREAEEYRFAFLAELHAIKRAANPRSRRLEKALTRLRQEEALEWGRYTSRFEARPHILTDGTLGITVPSGGEFELPIRIALDNAYMPARDVSVVIEQHRGLELVGHTPVIELIEPGGTRTVYVRMKDRRRQGARDDIRIEVKLTFAGTGAEVRESGRQRLTVRLRRAEPFEPIGNPFRQYASGIPVDEPGMFFGREQLITDIVTHLLSVKPGRCFGLYGQKRTGKSSVVEQVRLRLADEGILVASVSMGVVDRSSITASFFTEVLDQLRSQVGGLLSESVFARLLTRWPDSAAVAREPLNSFRKAIVATRALLRADGEAEPRLVIVVDEFTYLFEILRRSHVSPSEHDQLRDFMRQWKSLIEARLFSALVVGQDSMPYFIDAFPNEFSVMQLERLEYLTTSETETLADRPILRIDGSSRFVGYALHSIPAYTDGHPFFTQILCDRVVTIANERKNPSIAQHDVEEAVESLLAGRREIGMYRFDCLLTADNTGMLLHGGTLEEDPTPQSLAETASRILTKIAADAGAQNAPVDRDRLDMSVFELKVYEDLLLRQVITERNGRVHIRIVLFAEYLRRRAR, from the coding sequence TTGTCATCGAACGGGGTGCCAATTCGCCTTGGCGACCAACTACGCTTCCGACTGCGAGGGCAGCGAGGATCGTACGACGTCGAGGCTGCGGTCATCGGCGTCCATGGTAGCCATATCGACGTCCGTCTGACGGACGAGCGCACACTCCGACTACCGCTGGACGCCATCGAGAACTGGACGAACGTGAACAGCGGCCTCGATAATCGTCCGGGACCTACCGCGCCGGAGAGGCCCGTTCCCGCTTGCATCGACCGCACCCTGCGATTCACCGCTGAACACAGCTTCAGCGAGGCAATAGAAAGCCAACTCGCCGCTCTGTTGGAGTATCAACCGAAGTTCGAGCAGGACAGCGAATGCGACATCCTTGACCGCACGATCATTGTTCTCCGAACGGCCATGAAGCGTCTGAATGCTGAATCGTATCGTGAGGCGGAGGAATATAGATTCGCCTTCCTCGCAGAACTGCATGCTATTAAGAGGGCGGCGAATCCGCGTAGCCGCCGCCTCGAAAAGGCACTTACACGGCTCCGTCAAGAGGAGGCCTTGGAGTGGGGGCGATACACGAGTCGCTTTGAAGCCCGGCCGCACATCCTGACAGATGGCACGCTCGGAATAACTGTTCCGTCGGGTGGAGAGTTTGAACTTCCGATCCGTATCGCACTGGACAATGCGTATATGCCGGCGCGGGATGTTTCCGTCGTAATCGAGCAGCATCGCGGCTTAGAGCTGGTCGGCCATACGCCCGTCATCGAACTGATCGAGCCCGGGGGAACGAGGACAGTATACGTTCGAATGAAAGACAGGAGGAGGCAAGGTGCAAGGGATGACATTCGAATCGAAGTAAAGTTGACATTTGCGGGTACCGGGGCGGAGGTTAGAGAGTCCGGACGCCAGCGTCTGACTGTAAGATTGCGCCGAGCTGAGCCTTTTGAGCCAATCGGTAACCCGTTCCGGCAATATGCCTCGGGGATTCCGGTGGACGAGCCCGGAATGTTCTTCGGGCGAGAACAGCTAATTACCGACATCGTAACTCACCTCCTGTCAGTAAAGCCAGGGCGGTGTTTCGGTCTGTATGGGCAGAAGAGAACCGGCAAGTCCAGCGTTGTGGAGCAGGTTCGTTTGCGCTTAGCGGACGAGGGGATACTCGTCGCGTCTGTTTCCATGGGGGTCGTCGATCGATCCAGCATTACCGCCAGCTTTTTCACCGAGGTGCTTGATCAGTTGCGCTCCCAGGTCGGCGGGCTCCTCAGTGAGTCCGTCTTCGCAAGGCTCCTCACGCGATGGCCGGATAGCGCCGCTGTCGCTCGGGAACCGCTGAACAGTTTCCGGAAGGCGATCGTTGCGACCCGTGCCCTGCTCCGAGCTGACGGCGAGGCGGAGCCGAGATTGGTGATCGTGGTCGATGAGTTCACGTACTTGTTTGAGATCCTCCGAAGGAGTCACGTATCGCCATCCGAGCATGATCAACTTCGCGACTTCATGCGTCAATGGAAAAGCCTGATAGAGGCCAGACTATTCTCGGCTCTTGTTGTCGGCCAGGACTCAATGCCGTACTTCATCGACGCCTTCCCCAATGAATTTAGCGTAATGCAGCTTGAGCGACTCGAGTATCTGACTACCTCCGAGACTGAGACGTTGGCGGACCGCCCAATTCTTCGCATTGATGGAAGTTCTCGGTTCGTCGGGTACGCCCTTCACAGCATTCCCGCATACACAGACGGCCACCCGTTCTTTACGCAGATACTTTGTGATCGCGTTGTCACCATTGCAAACGAGCGGAAAAACCCATCGATCGCGCAGCACGATGTTGAAGAGGCGGTCGAGTCATTACTGGCAGGCCGACGTGAGATCGGGATGTATAGGTTTGACTGCCTTTTGACTGCAGACAACACCGGCATGCTCCTGCACGGCGGAACTTTGGAAGAAGACCCAACTCCACAAAGTCTCGCCGAAACGGCGTCACGAATATTGACAAAGATTGCCGCTGACGCTGGCGCGCAGAATGCTCCAGTCGACCGAGATCGGCTGGACATGAGCGTGTTCGAACTCAAGGTCTATGAGGATCTCCTATTGCGACAGGTCATCACCGAGCGAAATGGGCGGGTGCACATTCGCATCGTCCTGTTTGCTGAGTATCTGCGAAGGCGGGCACGTTGA
- the lhgO gene encoding L-2-hydroxyglutarate oxidase: protein MTIPSPARDRTVGIVGGGIVGLAIGREIAVRHPGTRVVVLEKESSLAAHQTGHNSGVVHAGIYYRPGSLKAQLCTRGRELLKELCVDRAIPYDECGKLVVAVDPAEKGRFDALERTARENGVPGLVRVDSRGISDIEPHAVGLVALHSPATAITDYVAVARALGDDIVTAGGAIHLSTPVTAIERRGGGVVATSGSRAFRVDRLVVCAGLQSDRVAELAGGDPAPRVVPFRGEYMAVAPQKQDLVRGMIYPVPDPRYPFLGVHFTRRVTGGLEVGPNAFLAFSRQRYGRASLSPRDLVDTLGWPGFWRFAGDHWRTGISELGGVLSKRAYMGAAQRYVPAIGASDVTRHGIGLRAQAVARDGSLVEDFVVEQRDGVTAIRNAPSPAATSSLAIAEHVVERMHLTA, encoded by the coding sequence ATGACGATCCCGAGCCCTGCCCGTGACCGGACCGTCGGCATCGTCGGCGGTGGCATCGTCGGCCTCGCGATCGGACGTGAGATCGCGGTGCGGCACCCCGGCACACGCGTGGTGGTGCTCGAGAAGGAGAGCAGTCTCGCTGCTCACCAGACCGGTCACAACTCCGGTGTGGTCCACGCCGGCATCTACTACCGGCCGGGAAGCCTCAAGGCGCAGCTGTGCACCCGTGGGAGGGAGCTCCTCAAGGAGCTCTGCGTGGACCGTGCCATCCCGTACGACGAGTGCGGCAAACTCGTCGTCGCGGTCGACCCCGCCGAGAAGGGGCGGTTCGACGCGCTCGAGAGGACGGCGCGGGAGAACGGTGTGCCCGGACTCGTCCGGGTCGACAGCCGCGGCATCAGCGACATCGAGCCGCACGCGGTCGGCCTCGTGGCGCTGCACTCGCCCGCGACCGCCATCACGGACTACGTCGCGGTCGCTCGGGCGCTCGGCGACGACATCGTCACGGCGGGAGGCGCGATCCACCTCTCCACGCCTGTCACCGCCATCGAACGACGAGGTGGCGGCGTGGTCGCGACCTCGGGGTCGCGGGCCTTTCGCGTCGACAGGCTCGTCGTGTGCGCCGGGCTCCAGAGCGACCGCGTCGCCGAGCTCGCGGGAGGTGACCCGGCGCCGCGCGTCGTCCCGTTCCGTGGGGAGTACATGGCGGTCGCCCCGCAGAAGCAGGACCTCGTACGCGGCATGATCTATCCCGTGCCCGACCCGCGCTACCCGTTCCTCGGCGTGCACTTCACGCGCCGTGTCACCGGCGGGCTCGAGGTCGGCCCCAACGCGTTCCTCGCGTTCAGCCGCCAGCGGTACGGGCGAGCGTCGCTGTCACCGCGCGACCTCGTCGACACGCTGGGCTGGCCGGGCTTCTGGCGCTTCGCCGGCGACCACTGGCGTACGGGGATCTCCGAGCTCGGGGGAGTCCTCTCGAAGCGCGCGTACATGGGGGCGGCTCAGCGGTACGTCCCGGCGATCGGCGCCTCGGACGTGACCCGCCACGGCATCGGGCTGCGCGCGCAGGCGGTCGCGCGGGACGGGTCCCTGGTCGAGGACTTCGTCGTCGAGCAGCGCGACGGCGTGACCGCGATCCGCAACGCCCCGTCCCCGGCCGCCACGTCGAGCCTCGCGATCGCCGAGCACGTCGTCGAGCGGATGCACCTCACGGCGTGA
- a CDS encoding maleate cis-trans isomerase family protein, which translates to MTNVVGPRALFGVVVPSTNTVVEHDYWRAGVDGVAFRAGSMHIADPSMNGDAGFEALLVQIRASIDTAVRDALTAEPDRLVMGMSAETFWGGVEGNAAFERRLRDATGLPVTTGASACRAALETLGVRRIAVFSPYQPVADVEVGRFFTEAGFDVAAITGLRCATATDIARVEDARLREVVGELDGPGVDAIVQVGTNLSFVGLSEVLEVELGKPVVAINAATLWHALREHGITDRVEGSGSLLREH; encoded by the coding sequence GTGACGAATGTCGTCGGGCCGCGGGCCCTCTTCGGAGTGGTCGTCCCCTCCACCAACACGGTCGTCGAGCACGACTACTGGCGCGCCGGCGTCGACGGAGTGGCGTTCCGTGCCGGCTCGATGCACATCGCTGACCCGTCGATGAACGGCGACGCAGGGTTCGAGGCGCTGCTGGTGCAGATCCGCGCGTCGATCGACACCGCGGTGCGCGACGCCCTGACGGCCGAGCCCGACCGGCTCGTGATGGGCATGTCGGCCGAGACGTTCTGGGGCGGGGTCGAGGGCAACGCGGCGTTCGAGCGACGGCTGCGGGACGCGACCGGGCTGCCGGTGACCACGGGTGCGAGTGCGTGCCGTGCCGCGCTCGAGACGCTGGGGGTGCGCCGGATCGCGGTCTTCTCGCCGTACCAGCCCGTCGCCGACGTCGAGGTCGGCCGGTTCTTCACCGAGGCCGGGTTCGACGTCGCCGCCATCACAGGTCTGCGCTGCGCGACCGCGACCGACATCGCCCGCGTCGAGGACGCACGGTTGCGCGAGGTCGTCGGCGAGCTGGACGGACCTGGGGTGGACGCGATCGTCCAGGTCGGGACCAACCTCTCGTTCGTCGGCCTCTCCGAGGTGCTGGAGGTGGAGCTCGGCAAGCCCGTGGTCGCGATCAACGCGGCCACGCTGTGGCACGCGTTGCGCGAGCACGGCATCACCGACCGTGTCGAGGGCTCGGGCTCCCTGCTGCGCGAGCACTGA
- the mug gene encoding G/U mismatch-specific DNA glycosylase, translated as MDAERSGPPPRPTPAEVAAAQGRTIPDWVRPGLRVLFCGLNPGLYSGATGLHFARPGNRFWPALHLSGFTDRLLAPWERDVLLDLGLGITNLVERATAQASALTRDELAAGGQALEQLAVRTQPAWVAVLGITGYRAAFGEPRARIGPQQRLIGAARTWVLPNPSGLNAHFTLPRLAEEFARLRGEADPAR; from the coding sequence GTGGACGCCGAACGCTCAGGACCCCCGCCGCGCCCGACACCGGCGGAGGTCGCGGCGGCCCAGGGCCGTACGATCCCGGACTGGGTACGACCCGGTCTGCGGGTCCTGTTCTGCGGGCTCAATCCCGGCCTCTACTCGGGAGCGACCGGCCTCCACTTCGCTCGGCCGGGCAACCGCTTCTGGCCCGCGCTGCACCTGTCGGGCTTCACCGACCGCCTCCTCGCGCCGTGGGAGCGCGACGTCCTGCTCGACCTGGGGCTCGGCATCACCAACCTCGTCGAGCGCGCGACGGCGCAGGCGTCCGCGCTGACCCGTGACGAGCTGGCGGCGGGCGGGCAGGCGCTCGAGCAGCTCGCCGTCCGTACGCAGCCCGCCTGGGTCGCGGTGCTCGGCATCACCGGCTACCGGGCCGCGTTCGGCGAGCCTCGGGCGAGGATCGGCCCGCAGCAGCGCCTCATCGGCGCGGCGCGCACCTGGGTCCTCCCGAACCCGAGCGGGCTCAACGCCCACTTCACGCTGCCTCGGCTCGCCGAGGAGTTCGCCCGGCTGCGCGGCGAGGCCGACCCGGCTCGGTGA